In Fusobacterium nucleatum, the genomic stretch TAATAGTATCAATTAATAAAAAGCAAGAGAAAGAAATATATAGAGAATTAGAAAGAAATGGAATTTATAGGGATAACATAGAAAATTTAAAATATTTAAAAAAATCTATTGATAGTAGAAAGAAAAATGATATAAAATTTATCTATACACTTGAAATAACTTTAAAGAAAAGTATAAATTTAGAAAAATATTCTAAATTGAGTTTATCAAAAGAAGAAATTTATAATAAGAGAATAGCTCTTTATCCTAAAAGAGAAGTTGCTGTTGTTGGAACAGGACCAGCCGGACTTTTTTCAGCTTTAAGGTTGGCAGAATTAGGGTATATTCCCATTGTTTTTGAAAGAGGAGAAGAAGTAGACAAAAGAAATATTACAACAGATAATTTTATAAAAACCAATATTCTCAATCCTAATTCAAATATACAGTTTGGAGAAGGTGGAGCAGGGACATATTCAGATGGTAAATTAAATACAAGAATTAAAAGTGAGTATATAGAAAAAGTTTTTAAAGAATTTATAGAATGTGGTGCACAAGAAGAAATTTTCTGGAATTATAAGCCACATATAGGTACTGATGTGTTAAGAGTAGTAGTTAAAAATTTAAGAGAAAAAATCAAGTCTTTGGGTGGGAAATTTTATTTTAACTCACTTGTTGAAGATATAAAAGTAAAAAATAATGAGATTAAAACTTTAAAAATTTTAGAAGTAGATAGTCAAAGAAGATATACTTATGATATAGATAAGGTTATTTTTGCTATTGGACATTCATCAAGAGATACATATAAGATGTTGTATTCAAAAGGTGTTGCTATGGAGAATAAACCTTTTGCTATTGGTGTAAGAATTGAGCATTTAAGAAAAGATATAGATAAAATGCAATATGGAGAAGCTGTTTCAAATCCACTTTTAGAAGCTGCAACTTATAATATGGCTTTCAATAATAAGAAAGAAACAAGAGGGACTTTTTCATTTTGTATGTGTCCAGGTGGAGAAATTGTAAATGCTTCATCAGAATTGGGAGCATCTCTTGTTAATGGTATGAGTTATTCTACAAGAAATGGTAGGTTTTCAAATTCTGCAATAGTGGTTGGAATATCTGAAAAAGATTATGGAAATCAAATTTTTTCTGGAATGTATTTACAAGAAAAATTAGAGAAAAAGAATTATGAAATTGTTGGAACTTATGGAGCTATTTACCAAAATGTAATAGACTTTATGAAACATAAAAAAACTACTTTTGAAATTGAAAGTAGCTATAAGATGAAATTATTTTCTTATGACATAAATGATTTTTTCCCAGATTATATAACTAGAAATCTTCAATCAGCTTTTGAAAATTGGAGTAAAAATAATCTTTTTATTTCAGAAAAAGTAAACTTAATAGGACCTGAAACTAGAACTTCAGCTCCTGTTAAAATCTTAAGAGATTTAAAAGGAGAGTCAATTTCAATTAAAGGTTTATTTCCTATTGGTGAAGGAGCAGGTTATGCAGGTGGAATTATGAGTGCTGCTGTTGATGGAATTAAAATTGTGGATTTAGCTTTTAGTAAGAAAATAATATAAATAGGGGTGTAAAAAATGAATAAAAACTTACCTTTTGAATATATGGAAGATATATTGGTTAGAATGGCACATCATTCTACTGCTATTGAGGGAAATACTTTAACACAAGCTGAAACTGTATCAATATTGATTTATAATTTTATTCCAAGAGATATGTCTGAGAGAGAATATTATGAAGTAAAAAATTATAGAAAGGCTTTTAATGCACTGTTAGAAGCTGACAAAAAAATAACAACTCAATTAATAAAAAAATATAATAAGATTATTATGGAAAATTTGCATGAGTTAAATGGGAAATTTAAAACTACTCAAAATATTATTCTTGGTGCTGAATTTGAAACCACAAAACCTTATCTAGTTCCCTTTGAAATAGAAAATTGGTGTAATAATCTCAGTTATAGATTAGAAAATGCAAAAACTAATGAAGAAAAAGTTGAAACTATAATGGAACAGCATATAAAATTTGAAAAAATACATCCTTTTAATGATGGAAACGGTAGAACAGGAAGATTTTTAATTGTTCATAGTTGTTTAAAAGAAGGATTAGAACCTATTATTATTCCAAAAGAAGAAAAAGGAAGATACATAAATTTACTTTCATCAGAAAATGTAAAAGAACTTACTAAATGGGGATTGGAACTTCAAGAAAAGGAAAAAGAAAGAGTAAAAAAATTTTTTAATAAAGAAAAAGATAATTAATTTAATAATATTTTTTATTTTTGAAAGAGAAAGGAAGCCAATGAAACATTATATTTGACTTCCTTTTTAAAATTAAAACTGATATCTAAACCCCATATAGATGCTTCTTCCATTTCCTGGATAATATGACATCTTTACATCTGGTCCAAAAGGACTTCTCGCCACAGCTATGGTATCTGCATATCTTTCATTAAATATATTTTTTACTCCACCATAAAGTTCTATCCCATTATCAAATTTATATGATAAATTCATATTTACAGTTACATAGGAATCATCTTTTCCTAACACATTTTCAAAATCATCTTCAGCATACATTTTAGATTGATAATATAAGTCAGTATTCAAAAGGAATTGATCAGAAAAATGATAAGCTGCTCCTACATTTAAAATCCATTTTGGCACAGTAATAAATGTTTTTCCCTTATACTGCCCACTAATTATTTTAGGTTCAATATAGGAAATATTTTTTCTTAACACAAGTTTTCCAAGATAATGAGTTAAAGATAGTTGTCCTCCCGTTCTTCTCACTTTTCCATCAAAATTCCTACTCTTAATACGTAAAAGATCTTTAGTATCATAATATATTTCATTTTCTGCATCAATATAAAAAATAGAAGAAGAAATCAAAGTATTCATAAAATAATCTCTCATACCAATTTCAAAAGTATCACTCTTTTTACTCCCTACATCACCATACCAAATTTTACCATCTTCTATGGTTGGGGTTCTTACTGCTCTTGTATAATTAAAATACATATTTCCTGTATCAGAATATAAATAATTAACCCCTAGTTCAAAGCTATCATTATTTGATGAGTGAGTAGAAACAGGAGTAGCTTCAGCTAAATAATAAAGTCCTCTATAAGCCTTAGAAGTATAATCATAATTTACTTTTTCTCTTCTATATCCTTGTGTAAATTCCCATTTTCCAAAAGAAAACTTATTCATAAAGTATAAAGCCATTGCTTTTCTTTTATCATCTGGAACCTTTTCATTATTTGTAATTAAAGGGCTTTTAAATACACGCTTTCCATTTTTATAATCTCCACCAAAAATAATATAATTATTTTTTCCATAATAATATTTTAGTTGAGGTTTTACAAAATATTCTGATGATGTTTGATTCAAAAGTATACTTTTATCTTGATGGTGTCCACCTATAAGTAAAAATTCCAAATTATCTCTAATTTTTTTATTATAGGATATATTCCAAACATCTGCTATATCTTCCACTTCTCTTCCAAAACCACCTGTTTGTTTAGGATTATCTTCAAATTGTTTTTTATCCAATGAACCTGCAAATATATCTCTATTTTTAGTGTGATTATACCTTATCTCAATATTCCCATCTTGTAAATCATACTTTCCACTAACCCAAACAGAATATTTTTTATCAGCTTTATTTCTATAATCAAGATATTGACCAGTCCAATCCATACCATAATATCTATCACGATAATCCATAGAAGAATATCCAGAATAGGAAGTGTTAATAGAAAATTTTTTTCCTATTTTCATTCCATAATTTACACTTGCTCGTCTTGTCTTCCAAGATCCAAGTTCTATATTTACACTTCCAAAGTATTTTTTATTTTTAGGAGATTTAGTAATAATGTTTACCATTCCTCCAACAGCACCATCTCCATACATAAGTGCTCCTCCACCTTGAATAATTTCAATTTTTTCTACTTCATTAAGTGGAA encodes the following:
- a CDS encoding NAD(P)/FAD-dependent oxidoreductase, giving the protein MKVNINNIIVSINKKQEKEIYRELERNGIYRDNIENLKYLKKSIDSRKKNDIKFIYTLEITLKKSINLEKYSKLSLSKEEIYNKRIALYPKREVAVVGTGPAGLFSALRLAELGYIPIVFERGEEVDKRNITTDNFIKTNILNPNSNIQFGEGGAGTYSDGKLNTRIKSEYIEKVFKEFIECGAQEEIFWNYKPHIGTDVLRVVVKNLREKIKSLGGKFYFNSLVEDIKVKNNEIKTLKILEVDSQRRYTYDIDKVIFAIGHSSRDTYKMLYSKGVAMENKPFAIGVRIEHLRKDIDKMQYGEAVSNPLLEAATYNMAFNNKKETRGTFSFCMCPGGEIVNASSELGASLVNGMSYSTRNGRFSNSAIVVGISEKDYGNQIFSGMYLQEKLEKKNYEIVGTYGAIYQNVIDFMKHKKTTFEIESSYKMKLFSYDINDFFPDYITRNLQSAFENWSKNNLFISEKVNLIGPETRTSAPVKILRDLKGESISIKGLFPIGEGAGYAGGIMSAAVDGIKIVDLAFSKKII
- a CDS encoding Fic family protein, encoding MNKNLPFEYMEDILVRMAHHSTAIEGNTLTQAETVSILIYNFIPRDMSEREYYEVKNYRKAFNALLEADKKITTQLIKKYNKIIMENLHELNGKFKTTQNIILGAEFETTKPYLVPFEIENWCNNLSYRLENAKTNEEKVETIMEQHIKFEKIHPFNDGNGRTGRFLIVHSCLKEGLEPIIIPKEEKGRYINLLSSENVKELTKWGLELQEKEKERVKKFFNKEKDN
- a CDS encoding TonB-dependent receptor, which produces MKKNFLLATLLLLGGNIIFAEENPVLTLEQTIVSTESFETSAHKTSRNVRVITEKEIKEKGALTLEESLKGIPGVIVRRIDGSPPIIDLRGTGMASSISSTIILLNGVPLNGLIVFDINSIPLNEVEKIEIIQGGGALMYGDGAVGGMVNIITKSPKNKKYFGSVNIELGSWKTRRASVNYGMKIGKKFSINTSYSGYSSMDYRDRYYGMDWTGQYLDYRNKADKKYSVWVSGKYDLQDGNIEIRYNHTKNRDIFAGSLDKKQFEDNPKQTGGFGREVEDIADVWNISYNKKIRDNLEFLLIGGHHQDKSILLNQTSSEYFVKPQLKYYYGKNNYIIFGGDYKNGKRVFKSPLITNNEKVPDDKRKAMALYFMNKFSFGKWEFTQGYRREKVNYDYTSKAYRGLYYLAEATPVSTHSSNNDSFELGVNYLYSDTGNMYFNYTRAVRTPTIEDGKIWYGDVGSKKSDTFEIGMRDYFMNTLISSSIFYIDAENEIYYDTKDLLRIKSRNFDGKVRRTGGQLSLTHYLGKLVLRKNISYIEPKIISGQYKGKTFITVPKWILNVGAAYHFSDQFLLNTDLYYQSKMYAEDDFENVLGKDDSYVTVNMNLSYKFDNGIELYGGVKNIFNERYADTIAVARSPFGPDVKMSYYPGNGRSIYMGFRYQF